From one Verrucomicrobiota bacterium genomic stretch:
- a CDS encoding type II secretion system F family protein, whose protein sequence is MPTFSYTAVDSQGQQQNGMVEANSQAEASAKIKQMGFYPTAVVESAQGIGVSSPSQQHAVTSKGKGKAGKGVPSKVLMVFTRQLATLIDAGLPLVRSLKTLVSQEKQPSLRYTMGNLADTVEGGSTFSEALAQHPKIFNRLYVNMVKAGELGGVLETVLLRLAEFQEKSQRIKGKVIGALTYPVVVLIIAALIMAFLLFFIVPKFESIFNEMLEGKPLPLITELVVTFSRSFVYLIFPPLTPEGSEVPAFISILPNAPIPYLPIFISLLIIGYYFASKTPSGIRLIDRFSLNMPIFGNLLKKTAIARFTRTLGTLVSSGVPILQALNITKETSGNVVVMDAISKVHDAVKEGESMVAPLDASGLFPPMVISMIQVGEETGQLPDMLTKVADVYEEEVDVTVGSLTSLLEPVMIVGLAVIVGTIVIALFYPLITIITTLSSNI, encoded by the coding sequence ATGCCAACATTTTCTTACACTGCAGTAGATAGCCAAGGCCAGCAACAAAACGGAATGGTAGAGGCTAATAGCCAAGCCGAGGCTTCTGCAAAAATCAAACAAATGGGATTCTATCCTACAGCCGTAGTTGAGTCTGCTCAAGGAATTGGCGTCTCTTCACCCAGTCAACAGCACGCGGTTACTAGCAAGGGTAAAGGCAAAGCTGGTAAGGGCGTGCCTAGTAAAGTACTCATGGTCTTTACCCGGCAATTGGCTACGCTCATCGATGCGGGACTCCCACTAGTTCGCAGTCTTAAAACTCTTGTATCACAGGAGAAGCAACCTTCCCTTCGCTATACCATGGGTAACTTGGCAGACACTGTAGAAGGCGGCAGCACTTTCTCAGAAGCACTTGCTCAACACCCTAAAATTTTTAACAGACTCTATGTTAATATGGTAAAAGCAGGCGAGCTCGGCGGTGTGCTTGAAACAGTCCTTCTACGGCTCGCTGAATTCCAGGAAAAATCACAACGAATAAAAGGAAAAGTTATTGGAGCACTCACTTACCCAGTCGTTGTTCTGATCATAGCTGCTCTGATCATGGCTTTCCTCCTGTTCTTTATTGTCCCTAAATTTGAATCCATCTTTAACGAAATGCTTGAAGGAAAACCTCTGCCCTTGATCACCGAGCTAGTAGTTACTTTCAGCCGTAGCTTTGTCTATCTCATTTTTCCTCCCCTTACACCAGAAGGATCTGAAGTACCTGCTTTCATATCGATCCTTCCCAACGCCCCTATCCCGTATCTCCCCATTTTTATTTCACTATTGATTATTGGCTATTATTTTGCTTCCAAAACACCCTCTGGGATTAGACTAATAGATAGATTTTCATTAAATATGCCTATCTTTGGAAATCTTCTCAAAAAGACCGCCATCGCCCGCTTTACCAGAACCCTAGGAACCCTCGTCTCCAGTGGTGTTCCTATTCTCCAAGCCCTCAATATTACAAAAGAAACTTCTGGAAATGTGGTTGTCATGGATGCTATCTCAAAAGTTCACGACGCAGTAAAAGAGGGTGAGTCTATGGTTGCCCCTCTAGATGCCAGCGGCCTTTTTCCTCCCATGGTTATCAGTATGATACAGGTTGGGGAAGAGACTGGTCAGCTTCCAGACATGCTTACTAAAGTAGCTGACGTTTACGAAGAGGAAGTAGATGTCACTGTCGGTAGTCTCACCTCTCTGCTAGAGCCGGTTATGATCGTGGGTCTTGCGGTAATTGTGGGAACCATCGTGATAGCCCTCTTCTACCCGCTAATCACAATCATTACGACACTCTCAAGCAATATTTAG